From Candidatus Electrothrix rattekaaiensis, one genomic window encodes:
- a CDS encoding efflux RND transporter periplasmic adaptor subunit, producing the protein MTSPNPKTLRGKIVWFVLKNLPGLLFILVLLGAALLVGQRVTDQKIAHEEELKNATAVENPPINVVALELRPTTLQDKLTLPGIVEPWTKLALMSKIGGSLEDILVQEGDHVQQGQLIARLESKDYRIALDSAKAAYALAKADYDRNKSLRKKGISTQANLDEQRSNLDQAKAAVENAELALSRCRITAPISGIISQLDGEVGMVVNQMMPQPIAEILQIDRVKAVVAIPEADVSAVRQLKQVGVEIRSLDNALFQAQVHFLAPAPQTLAHAYRLELALDNPEEKILPGMFLQANIVKQSKEEIVAVPLYTVISRNDEQFVYVAEDGVARKRPVETGFTEGWQILVRSGLNPGEKVIIQGHRTVEDGQKVRVVKELTDLSGFMP; encoded by the coding sequence ATGACATCACCCAACCCGAAAACCCTACGCGGGAAGATTGTTTGGTTTGTCCTCAAGAACCTTCCCGGCCTGCTTTTTATCCTTGTCCTGCTTGGTGCGGCCCTGCTGGTCGGCCAGCGGGTTACCGACCAGAAGATAGCCCATGAGGAGGAGCTGAAAAATGCCACTGCTGTAGAAAATCCACCGATCAACGTGGTTGCTCTGGAACTCCGACCGACAACTCTGCAAGATAAGCTCACCCTGCCTGGCATAGTGGAACCCTGGACAAAACTGGCACTGATGTCGAAGATCGGCGGCAGCCTTGAAGACATTTTGGTACAGGAAGGCGATCATGTCCAACAGGGACAACTCATCGCCCGGCTTGAAAGCAAGGATTACCGCATCGCACTGGATTCAGCCAAGGCCGCTTATGCTCTGGCCAAAGCTGATTACGACAGGAATAAATCCCTGCGCAAAAAGGGCATTTCCACCCAAGCCAATCTTGACGAACAGAGATCAAATCTAGATCAAGCCAAGGCGGCAGTGGAAAACGCCGAGCTTGCACTTTCCCGCTGCCGGATTACCGCTCCCATCTCCGGGATTATCAGTCAGCTTGATGGTGAAGTAGGAATGGTGGTCAACCAGATGATGCCTCAACCCATTGCCGAGATCCTCCAAATCGACCGGGTCAAGGCGGTGGTTGCTATTCCTGAGGCGGATGTGAGTGCAGTCCGGCAACTCAAGCAGGTCGGAGTAGAAATTCGGTCGCTGGATAATGCCCTCTTCCAGGCCCAGGTTCATTTCCTGGCTCCAGCCCCGCAAACGCTGGCCCATGCCTACCGGCTTGAACTGGCTTTGGATAACCCGGAAGAAAAAATTCTTCCGGGCATGTTCCTCCAGGCAAATATCGTCAAACAGAGCAAAGAGGAGATTGTCGCGGTGCCGCTCTACACGGTTATCTCCCGAAACGACGAGCAGTTTGTCTATGTGGCGGAAGACGGAGTTGCCCGCAAACGACCTGTGGAAACTGGCTTTACCGAGGGATGGCAGATTTTAGTTCGCAGCGGACTCAACCCCGGAGAAA